In the genome of Raphanus sativus cultivar WK10039 chromosome 4, ASM80110v3, whole genome shotgun sequence, one region contains:
- the LOC108848565 gene encoding probable WRKY transcription factor 3 has product MAEKEDQQKQPLTLNSSTRASSRPTILLPPRPFGEVFFSGGLGFSPGPMTLVSNFLSDPDELKTFSQLLAGAMASPAAAAVATAAAVVATAHQTQVSSVGDVDPRFKQNRPTGLMITQPPAMFTVPPGLSPATLLDSPSFFGLFSPIQGSFGMTHQQALAQVTAQAVHGNSVQSQSEHPSSTEQEQQTSLTEPPSFQDSLEVSVYERRSSSSQPQTADKPADDGYNWRKYGQKQVKGSDFPRSYYKCTHPACPVKKKVERSQDGQVTEIIYKGQHSHEPPQNKTKRDSNGSSRSSDVATSNSGLNKNKRDQETSQVTTTTEQICEASDSEEVETSVEPDPKRRNMEVRVTEPVTSTQRTVTEPRIIVQTTSEVDLLDDGFRWRKYGQKVVKGNPYPRSYYKCTTPGCGVRKHVERAANDPKAVVTTYEGKHNHDVPAARNSSHQLRPNSNLHNTSMDNINQEQRVARLRLKEEQIT; this is encoded by the exons ATGGCGGAGAAGGAAGATCAACAAAAGCAACCTTTGACGTTAAACTCATCAACCAGAGCTTCTTCACGGCCGACGATCTTACTCCCTCCTCGACCCTTTGGAGAAGTGTTTTTCAGCGGTGGACTTGGATTTAGTCCTGGTCCTATGACCCTCGTCTCCAATTTCTTATCTGATCCCGATGAGCTCAAAACCTTCTCTCAGCTTCTTGCCGGAGCTATGGCTTCTCCGGCGGCTGCTGCCGTTGCTACCGCCGCAGCTGTCGTCGCTACTGCTCATCAGACGCAAGTGAGCTCCGTCGGTGATGTTGACCCGAGGTTCAAACAAAACAGACCAACAGGGTTGATGATTACACAGCCACCGGCGATGTTCACCGTACCGCCGGGATTAAGCCCGGCGACGCTTCTTGATTCTCCGAGCTTCTTTGGTCTCTTTTCACCCATTCAG GGATCATTTGGTATGACACACCAACAAGCTTTAGCACAAGTCACTGCACAAGCAGTTCACGGCAACAGTGTCCAATCACAATCCGAACATCCTTCCTCTACAGAACAAGAACAACAGACTTCATTGACTGAGCCTCCATCGTTTCAAGACTCGTTGGAAGTATCAGTCTATGAGCGTAGGTCATCATCGTCACAGCCTCAAACTGCTGATAAACCAGCTGACGATGGATACAACTGGAGAAAATACGGGCAGAAGCAAGTCAAAGGTAGCGATTTTCCTCGGAGTTACTACAAATGCACGCATCCCGCGTGTCCTGTCAAGAAGAAAGTGGAGAGATCTCAGGACGGGCAAGTAACGGAGATCATCTACAAGGGTCAGCACAGTCACGAGCCTCCCCAAAACAAGACCAAGAGAGACAGTAACGGGAGTTCTAGAAGCTCTGATGTTGCAACCAGTAATAGCGGTCTCAACAAGAATAAGAGAGATCAGGAAACGAGCCAGGTTACTACTACAACAGAGCAGATCTGTGAAGCAAGTGATAGTGAGGAAGTTGAAACTAGTGTGGAGCCTGATCCCAAGAGAag GAATATGGAAGTGCGGGTTACGGAACCAGTTACTTCAACGCAAAGAACAGTGACAGAGCCTAGAATTATTGTCCAAACGACGAGTGAAGTTGATCTCTTAGATGATGGATTCAGATGGCGCAAGTATGGTCAGAAAGTAGTCAAAGGAAATCCTTATCCTAG GAGCTACTATAAGTGTACAACACCGGGATGTGGAGTGAGGAAACATGTAGAGAGAGCAGCAAATGATCCGAAAGCTGTTGTGACAACATATGAAGGGAAACATAACCATGACGTTCCAGCTGCTAGAAATAGTAGCCATCAGTTGAGACCAAACAGCAATCTACACAACACCTCGATGGATAACATAAATCAAGAACAGCGTGTTGCGCGTCTGAGGCTTAAAGAAGAGCAAATCACTtga